In Iodobacter fluviatilis, one DNA window encodes the following:
- a CDS encoding oxidoreductase-like domain-containing protein, translated as MMLPLDNQLTFPEDDPAPTAPIEPEFESCCGSGCGDSCVFDIYYVLRAQYLADYAAWQARQAAHKE; from the coding sequence ATGATGCTGCCACTTGATAATCAGCTTACCTTTCCCGAAGATGATCCCGCGCCAACGGCGCCAATAGAGCCAGAGTTTGAATCCTGCTGCGGAAGCGGCTGTGGGGATAGCTGTGTCTTTGATATTTATTATGTTTTACGCGCTCAGTACCTTGCGGATTATGCCGCCTGGCAGGCGCGTCAGGCTGCTCACAAAGAGTGA
- the dacB gene encoding D-alanyl-D-alanine carboxypeptidase/D-alanyl-D-alanine endopeptidase, translating into MKKLLLVCALAWGNVHAAGLPAEILSALKAAKLPGDSLSLAIVPLQSSQPALYFQGDKPSSPASTMKLVTTYAGLSLLGPAYQWTTEISSTVKPVNGILNGDLYIKGYGDPKLNLERFWLMLRDLKAAGVKEIRGDLVLDRSFFSVSDENTPYDDDGDEPYRPFLVSPDSLLSNLKSVRLTLRAEAGGVVTSLEPNLAAVHIDNRLSSSPAASCEAVKNKLQLAVDNQGSSAKIVLSGSMPTGCTGERYLALLDHPSYTASLFRSLWAEQGGVISGVNRAGLVPAEAQVLLTARSPDLANVIRDINKFSNNTMARQLYLSLGTGEAGKDSSAKSFAAVSHWLNSRGKQFDELKMENGSGLSRQEQISARHMAELLIDAWQSPYAAEFISSLPLVALDGTMKKRLGSMVGEAHIKTGTLRDVRAAAGYVRDVNGQTSVVVAMINHPQATAGLPVLDEILRFVHRRVAKP; encoded by the coding sequence TTGAAAAAATTGTTATTAGTTTGTGCCCTTGCATGGGGCAACGTCCACGCTGCCGGGCTGCCAGCCGAGATTTTAAGCGCTTTAAAGGCCGCAAAACTACCAGGCGATTCGCTGAGTCTGGCGATTGTACCGCTGCAATCGTCTCAGCCCGCACTCTATTTTCAGGGAGACAAGCCCAGCAGCCCGGCATCGACCATGAAGCTGGTGACCACCTATGCCGGTTTGTCGCTTTTAGGCCCGGCTTATCAGTGGACTACTGAAATCTCATCCACGGTTAAGCCCGTGAATGGCATTTTAAATGGCGATCTTTACATTAAGGGCTATGGGGATCCAAAGCTGAATTTAGAGCGGTTTTGGCTGATGCTGCGCGATTTAAAAGCCGCTGGCGTAAAAGAGATTCGGGGCGATTTAGTGCTTGATCGTAGTTTCTTCAGCGTAAGCGACGAAAACACCCCCTATGACGACGATGGCGATGAGCCTTACCGGCCATTTTTAGTTTCCCCAGACAGCCTGCTGAGTAATTTAAAAAGCGTGCGTTTAACACTCAGGGCCGAGGCTGGTGGCGTGGTGACATCGCTGGAGCCTAATTTAGCTGCCGTACACATCGATAATCGCCTGAGCAGCAGCCCCGCTGCGTCTTGCGAGGCGGTCAAAAACAAGCTCCAGCTGGCTGTTGATAATCAGGGCAGCAGCGCCAAAATCGTGCTGAGCGGCAGTATGCCCACGGGCTGTACGGGCGAGCGCTATCTGGCGCTGCTGGATCACCCCAGCTATACCGCCAGCCTGTTTCGCAGCTTATGGGCGGAGCAGGGCGGGGTGATCAGTGGTGTGAATCGCGCAGGTCTGGTGCCCGCTGAGGCGCAGGTTTTGCTGACGGCCCGCTCGCCTGATCTGGCGAATGTGATTCGGGATATTAATAAATTCAGCAATAACACCATGGCACGCCAGCTGTACCTTAGCCTAGGTACGGGTGAGGCGGGAAAAGACTCTTCTGCCAAATCCTTTGCGGCGGTGAGCCATTGGCTAAACAGCCGTGGCAAGCAGTTTGATGAGCTAAAAATGGAAAACGGCTCAGGACTCTCAAGGCAGGAGCAAATTAGCGCACGCCATATGGCCGAGTTATTGATCGATGCATGGCAAAGCCCCTATGCCGCAGAATTTATCTCCTCTTTGCCGCTGGTGGCACTCGATGGCACGATGAAAAAGCGCCTTGGCTCGATGGTGGGTGAGGCTCATATCAAAACGGGCACTTTGCGTGATGTGCGCGCAGCAGCAGGCTATGTGCGTGATGTCAACGGCCAGACATCGGTGGTGGTGGCGATGATTAACCATCCGCAGGCCACCGCAGGTTTGCCGGTGCTGGATGAAATCTTGCGCTTTGTGCACCGCAGGGTGGCTAAGCCGTGA
- a CDS encoding extracellular catalytic domain type 2 short-chain-length polyhydroxyalkanoate depolymerase: MKDFFKSTSFRIASAMLLMGLLADAAHAEKAVKLPAYQVDLSQTSVSGLSSGAFMAAQFHAAFSSTLVGAGVVAGGPFYCSGSAYPAPPSSTVAQTACMNPSLSVYGPPDPKLLINLAKGFAGVGAIDSLDFLKNQKVYLFSGKADKTVATAVVDQTAAFYQLAGLPAENIKYIQSVNAGHAIITNNAKDVVCADTQSPYINDCDFIQSQDILKHIYGDLQPAVSTLSGKIVQFDQSEFIKSGYTSMSDDAYLYVPKACEAETCKVHVAFHGCEQGAEKIGNLFYGTTGYNELADANKIIVLYPQAKASYGFFTPLNPKGCWDFWGYSDPFNPLAPNFYSKTSPQMSAVKAMLNRLGQAKN; this comes from the coding sequence ATGAAAGATTTTTTTAAAAGTACGTCCTTTCGCATCGCCTCGGCCATGCTCTTGATGGGTTTGCTGGCTGATGCAGCCCATGCAGAAAAAGCCGTCAAACTGCCTGCATATCAGGTGGACTTAAGCCAGACCTCGGTTTCCGGCTTGTCTTCAGGTGCATTTATGGCAGCGCAGTTTCATGCGGCTTTCTCAAGCACGCTGGTAGGGGCGGGCGTTGTGGCTGGCGGGCCGTTTTATTGCTCAGGTTCGGCTTACCCTGCGCCACCATCGTCAACCGTGGCGCAAACGGCTTGCATGAATCCATCGCTTAGCGTGTATGGCCCGCCAGACCCCAAGTTGCTGATTAATCTGGCGAAAGGTTTTGCAGGGGTGGGGGCGATTGATTCGCTTGATTTTCTAAAGAATCAGAAGGTCTATCTGTTTAGTGGTAAGGCAGATAAAACCGTGGCAACGGCCGTTGTTGATCAGACCGCCGCGTTTTACCAGCTGGCCGGGCTGCCTGCAGAAAATATTAAATATATTCAGAGCGTCAACGCAGGCCACGCCATCATCACTAATAACGCAAAAGACGTGGTTTGCGCTGATACCCAGTCGCCCTATATCAACGATTGTGATTTTATTCAGTCGCAAGACATACTGAAGCATATTTACGGCGATTTGCAGCCCGCGGTATCTACACTCAGTGGCAAAATCGTCCAGTTCGATCAAAGCGAATTTATTAAGTCCGGCTACACCAGTATGAGTGACGATGCTTATCTGTATGTGCCTAAGGCATGTGAGGCGGAAACCTGCAAAGTGCATGTGGCTTTTCATGGCTGCGAGCAGGGGGCTGAGAAAATCGGCAATCTGTTTTATGGCACCACAGGTTATAACGAGCTGGCTGACGCAAATAAAATTATCGTGCTCTACCCGCAGGCCAAAGCCAGTTACGGCTTTTTTACCCCGCTTAACCCCAAGGGTTGCTGGGATTTCTGGGGATATTCAGACCCGTTTAATCCTTTAGCACCAAATTTTTACAGCAAAACCTCACCTCAAATGTCCGCAGTGAAAGCCATGCTTAATCGTTTGGGGCAGGCAAAAAACTAA
- a CDS encoding GNAT family N-acetyltransferase — translation MPISDYHISTDPQRFDLDAVHAFLSQSYWSPGISRDTVAKAAQNSLAFGVFLGDNQVGFARVITDKASFAYLADVYILDAHRGQGLAKYLIATILAHPDLQSLRRFMLATKDAHSLYTQFGFSELANSSRFMEIHSPAVYQA, via the coding sequence ATGCCCATCAGCGATTACCACATCAGCACCGATCCGCAACGTTTTGATCTGGATGCTGTTCATGCATTTTTAAGCCAATCTTACTGGTCTCCCGGCATTTCACGCGATACGGTGGCCAAAGCTGCGCAAAACTCACTGGCCTTTGGGGTGTTTCTGGGCGACAACCAGGTAGGATTTGCACGGGTGATTACCGACAAGGCCAGCTTCGCCTATTTGGCCGATGTGTATATTCTGGACGCGCACCGTGGCCAAGGCTTAGCCAAGTATTTAATCGCCACTATTCTGGCCCACCCGGATTTGCAGAGCTTGCGGCGCTTTATGCTGGCCACTAAAGATGCCCACTCGCTTTACACCCAGTTTGGCTTTTCTGAGCTGGCCAATTCTTCGCGCTTTATGGAAATCCATAGCCCAGCGGTGTATCAGGCTTAG